Proteins encoded together in one Ciona intestinalis unplaced genomic scaffold, KH HT000101.2, whole genome shotgun sequence window:
- the LOC100175615 gene encoding glucose-6-phosphate 1-epimerase isoform X2: MSKETITLNSGTSSCKIHLFGATVISWLCKGKERLFLSTDAIMDGSKAIRGGIPIVFPNFGPWKCGPQHGIARISWWKVVVQPVQLDNGDTQVVLELTDDEKSRKTWSYSFKLQYTVTLSSSTLTSSLQITNTSTSSFDFTTLLHTYIRVDDIKDTTVSGLEGCAYKDKVTSSDGIEQDTEVKISINVDRVYTDTNHHVVTHAGGRIQVEKEGLPDTVLWNPWIEKSQAMSDFNNDGWMNMVCVEPGFVGKRKMLGVGEEFGCKQTLTVLE, from the exons ATGTCCAAGGAGACAATAACCCTTAATAGCGGAACTTCCAGCTGCAAAATCCATTTATTTGGTGCAACAGTTATATCATGGTTGTGTAAGGGTAAAGAGAGATTGTTTCTCAGCACTGATGCTATAATGGATGGGAGCAAGGCCATTAGGGGTGGAATACCTATCGTGTTTC CGAACTTCGGACCATGGAAATGCGGGCCCCAACATGGTATTGCAAGAATTTCCTGGTGGAAGGTGGTGGTGCAACCTGTGCAG TTGGATAACGGCGACACTCAAGTTGTTTTAGAACTAACTGATGATGAAAAGTCAAGGAAAACATGGAGTTAcag TTTCAAACTCCAATACACTGTGACCTTGAGTTCATCTACTTTAACAAGCTCCCTGCAAATAACCAACACATCAACCTCTAGCTTTGACTTCACTACATTGCTACACACTTATATTAGAGTGGATGACATCAAGGACACCACTGTGTCTGGGTTGGAAGGATGCGCTTACAAGGATAAG GTCACCTCTAGTGACGGCATAGAGCAAGATACTGAAGTAAAGATATCAATAAACGTAGATCGCGTATATACGGATACCAACCACCATGTAGTAACTCATGCTGGGGGAAGGATACAAGTGGAGAAGGAGGGACTCCCTGATAcag TTCTATGGAATCCATGGATTGAGAAATCGCAAGCGATGTCAGATTTCAACAACGATGGTTGGATGAACATGGTTTGTGTAGAACCAGGGTTTGTGGGGAAACGGAAGATGTTGGGGGTGGGGGAGGAGTTTGGTTGCAAGCAAACATTGACTGTTCTTGAGTGA
- the LOC100175615 gene encoding glucose-6-phosphate 1-epimerase isoform X1 yields the protein MSKETITLNSGTSSCKIHLFGATVISWLCKGKERLFLSTDAIMDGSKAIRGGIPIVFPNFGPWKCGPQHGIARISWWKVVVQPVQLDNGDTQVVLELTDDEKSRKTWSYSFKLQYTVTLSSSTLTSSLQITNTSTTSFDFTTLLHTYIRVDDIKDTTVSGLEGCAYKDKVTSSDGIEQDTEVKISINVDRVYTDTKHHVVTHAGGRIQVEKEGLPDTVLWNPWIEKSQAMSDFNNDGWMNMVCVEPGFVGKRKVLGAGEEFGCKQTLTVLD from the exons ATGTCCAAGGAGACAATAACCCTTAATAGCGGAACTTCCAGCTGCAAAATCCATTTATTTGGTGCAACAGTTATATCATGGTTGTGTAAGGGTAAAGAGAGATTGTTTCTCAGCACTGATGCTATAATGGATGGGAGCAAGGCCATTAGGGGTGGAATACCTATCGTGTTTC CGAACTTCGGACCATGGAAATGCGGGCCCCAACATGGTATTGCAAGAATTTCCTGGTGGAAGGTGGTGGTGCAACCTGTGCAG TTGGATAACGGCGACACTCAAGTTGTTTTAGAACTAACTGATGATGAAAAGTCAAGGAAAACATGGAGTTAcag TTTCAAACTCCAATACACTGTGACCTTGAGTTCATCTACTTTAACAAGCTCCCTGCAAATAACTAACACATCAACCACTAGCTTTGACTTCACTACATTGCTACACACTTATATTAGAGTGGATGACATCAAGGACACCACTGTGTCTGGGTTGGAAGGATGCGCTTACAAGGATAAG GTCACCTCTAGTGACGGCATAGAGCAAGATACTGAAGTAAAGATATCAATAAACGTAGATCGCGTATATACGGATACCAAGCACCATGTAGTAACTCATGCTGGGGGAAGGATACAAGTGGAGAAGGAGGGACTCCCTGATACAG TTCTATGGAATCCATGGATTGAGAAATCGCAAGCGATGTCCGATTTCAACAACGATGGTTGGATGAACATGGTTTGTGTAGAACCAGGGTTTGTGGGGAAACGTAAGGTGTTGGGGGCGGGGGAGGAGTTTGGATGCAAGCAAACATTGACTGTTCTTGATTGA
- the LOC100187519 gene encoding THUMP domain-containing protein 3-like codes for MKILDMEKFGGEVTIGATVATGFEFTAVDEITKKIDVVDYDITQGKVFFTATSECFAKIHQLRSVDKLFLVVKRYENYVYDVTKEVELERIGSVAFELPWEQVEKYWNENRPFCIKMNKFQKQKLRERKKKRRQLNLDGCGGGDEEDSDLEVWEKSTDVNFRVTCNRVGKKQSVTSPEAEYKFGGNVQDATGWNVNLSCYNLEVLLEIGLDSLMVALSLTPFSLHHRNIEYFGRTTLRSTIAYNMLMLCKLKVGEVVVDPMCGTGSIPLEGAMEWKGCLHVGGDNSGAAMERVSGNVGVNNGGLGVNLEKGDNLGVSQVKRDSFEVNENGNRNLEINTEKISEEKLKYPVEVIRWDATRLPWRDSTIDVCVTDLPFGKRMGSQHDNRVLYPRFLHELARVSKVGTSRACLLTYDRRSALNAFSKLNKLWSLKRTVNVNIGGLRAAVYLLGRTKHKFVVGEDFNLEEKKKKFQKNETKNKKISEEFKKLDISI; via the coding sequence aTGAAGATTCTGGATATGGAAAAATTTGGGGGGGAAGTGACAATCGGCGCGACTGTGGCAACCGGGTTTGAATTTACAGCGGTCGACGagataacaaagaaaattgatgtggttgattatgacatcacacaagGAAAAGTATTTTTCACAGCAACGAGCGAATGTTTCGCGAAAATACATCAGTTAAGATCGGTGGATAAATTGTTTCTCGTCGTTAAAAGGTATGAGAATTAtgtctatgatgtcacaaaggaAGTTGAATTGGAGAGAATTGGCTCAGTCGCGTTCGAGTTGCCGTGGGAACAGGTGGAAAAATATTGGAACGAAAATCGacctttttgtataaaaatgaataagtttcaaaaacagAAATTGAGAGAAAGGAAAAAGAAAAGAAGGCAATTGAACTTGGATGGCTGTGGGGGTGGGGATGAAGAGGATTCGGACTTGGAGGTTTGGGAGAAAAGTACGGATGTAAATTTCAGAGTTACGTGTAATCGTGTCGGGAAAAAACAGAGCGTGACATCACCAGAAGCGGAATATAAGTTCGGGGGGAATGTGCAAGATGCTACAGGATGGAATGTTAACTTAAGTTGCTATAACTTGGAAGTTCTGCTGGAGATTGGCCTCGATTCATTGATGGTGGCGTTGTCACTCACCCCGTTCAGTTTGCACCATAGAAATATCGAATATTTTGGACGAACGACGCTGAGGAGCACAATCGCTTATAATATGTTGATGTTGTGTAAGTTAAAGGTGGGGGAGGTTGTAGTTGACCCTATGTGTGGCACAGGTTCAATACCGCTGGAGGGGGCTATGGAGTGGAAGGGGTGTTTGCATGTGGGGGGAGATAATAGCGGGGCAGCGATGGAGAGGGTGTCTGGGAATGTGGGTGTAAATAATGGGGGTTTGGGAGTGAATTTGGAAAAAGGTGATAATTTGGGGGTGAGTCAAGTAAAAAGAGACAGTTTTGAGGTTAATGAAAATGGAAATCGCAATTTGGAGATAAATACTGAAAAAATATCCGAAGAAAAGTTGAAATACCCAGTTGAAGTTATACGATGGGATGCAACACGATTGCCTTGGAGGGATTCAACAATTGATGTTTGCGTTACTGATCTACCGTTCGGCAAGCGCATGGGGTCTCAGCATGATAACAGAGTATTGTACCCAAGGTTCCTACATGAACTGGCACGAGTATCAAAAGTTGGGACGTCACGTGCGTGTTTGTTAACTTATGATCGACGCTCAGCGTTGAATGCGTTTTCGAAGCTTAATAAATTATGGAGCTTAAAAAGGACCGTGAATGTGAACATAGGCGGCCTACGCGCTGCTGTTTATTTACTTGGGAGGACAAAACATAAGTTTGTTGTTGGAGAGGATTTTAATTtggaagaaaagaaaaagaagtttcaaaaaaatgaaacaaaaaataagaaaatttcggaagaatttaaaaaactagaCATTTCAATTTGA